The Ziziphus jujuba cultivar Dongzao chromosome 7, ASM3175591v1 genome includes a region encoding these proteins:
- the LOC107410602 gene encoding uncharacterized protein LOC107410602, with translation MEFRTLTVRAAPKLKQLSFFHFRGLFNTAHVFHLIVVLSCALFCLATCEPCYMNGLLKPSEYDACQSFGDGSSLGFSDVSLENGNPMNFVNVENVCASSHTFCFPSTLPGFPSKGCNKLEASALHVSASQSDGPLTVGSAEETRSESNNSWSTDHGMFRLFNGGIVSCSLISREATNELSSIQADSAYQNDLSSCRGHLLNQKSTSFKPDKSTEMTASVSSDGSSLCHVEISPTLLDWGHKYLYFPSVAFLTVENTCNDSILHVYEPFSTDSQFYPCNFSGALLGRGEVASICFVFLPRWLGTSSAHLILQTSSGGFLVQAKGFAIESPYGIRPLLGLDVFSGGRWSRNLSLFSSFDETFYVEEVTALISVSLGHASLSTETTCSTKNYKDSDVLDMPNVKDWLVVKSDQGFPLMAIRPHRIWEIGPRSTETIIEIDFSVESKGKFFGAFCMQLLRSSQDKSDIVMVPFEAELDGKAINDDISGSISSSLEALFPCDVSETFVAISIRNSGPYLLAVVKITELSDSEVFHIKYMENLLLFPGTDTRVAVVTCTSSLEFPPDVSNMYKNCKLLIQTNDSTGSQIEIPCKEIFHICSRNWKDSSVGYKSHLQQRKSGNTRTVPIDSGIVSSKIKALETAEADDLVLENWKSHGTRRGMSVLDDHEVLFPMVQVGNHQSKWISVKNPSEQPVVMQLILNSGEIIDQCKDTHGLIQPPSSGSLVYYESTRPSRYGFSIAESALTEVYVQPYGRASLGPILFHPSNRCWWRSSALIRNNLSGVEWLSLRGYGGSLSLLLFEGSEPVQSIEFNFSLPIPINISPPDMLVQMEGTSFACSPLLLKEFYAKNTGDLPLEVRKIKVSGKECGLDGFMVHTCKGFAIEPGELSKLLISYQTDFSAATIHRDLELALATGILVIPMKASLPIYVLNICNKSVLWMRIKKHTSAIILAVSLMFLIFWFIFPQVLAWFCYDCLCKSHKNSMATTARSTGKCSGMLDHRNCKFSMSAEMESLIKKSSIQASVGKYTGGWVGAPEQGNIEQCAKATPEDNGHENNFSHSEKERKLPSVLSQSLPVKNSDMQETSQTGNLTIKTEKEKGRKRRKRKGAGNKLTGLFEVSSSQSGNSTPSSPLSPVTSVIPKHIWPQSLDMDQAVEGQNSYNEVANRHCQKSDASESVPEKNVSDPKVTTRFHGTESFVNTKEQPSAPKRTVSKPVLLPSATFPSASRPSSNVLPSSSPLASTSSMAPHARAPGSKLYDQKNIRADEKEQLGDQYTYDIWGDHFSRLHLMGSSKDLRSPFCRVSENDSESFFVKGPQTLMKKSQSRSVSCFHLEG, from the exons ATGGAGTTTCGAACCCTAACTGTCAGAGCTGCTCCGAAGCTGAAGCAGCTCTCCTTCTTTCACTTCAG GGGATTGTTTAATACAGCCCACGTATTCCATTTAATCGTGGTTCTATCATGTGCCCTTTTTTGCCTCGCTACATGTGAACCATGTTATATGAATGGGTTGCTAAAGCCATCAGAATATGATGCTTGTCAGTCCTTTGGTGATGGTTCAAGTTTGGGGTTTTCGGATGTTAGTTTGGAGAATGGGAATCCAATGAACTTCGTAAATGTTGAGAATGTTTGTGCCAGTTCACATACATTCTGTTTTCCTTCAACATTACCCGGTTTTCCCTCTAAAGGATGTAATAAACTTGAAGCATCTGCTTTGCATGTTTCTGCAAGTCAGTCTGATGGTCCATTAACTGTAGGCTCAGCAGAAGAAACTCGGTCAGAAAGTAATAATAGCTGGTCAACAGATCATGGTATGTTTAGGTTATTTAATGGAGGGATTGTTTCTTGTTCTTTGATCTCCAGAGAGGCTACCAATGAGTTGTCATCCATTCAAGCTGATAGCGCTTATCAAAATGATCTTTCATCCTGTAGAGGGCATTTACTTAATCAGAAGTCCACAAGTTTTAAGCCAGATAAGAGCACTGAGATGACCGCATCTGTTTCTTCTGATGGATCTTCCTTATGTCATGTGGAAATTAGCCCTACTCTTTTGGATTGGGGACACAAGTACTTGTACTTTCCCTCAGTAGCTTTCTTAACCGTGGAAAATACATGCAATGACAGCATTTTACATGTCTATGAACCATTCAGTACTGACTCACAGTTCTATCCCTGTAATTTTAGTGGGGCCTTGTTAGGACGTGGTGAAGTAGCGTCAATTTGTTTTGTATTCTTACCCAGATGGTTGGGCACATCCTCAGCTCATCTCATTTTGCAGACAAGCTCTGGTGGTTTCTTGGTTCAGGCAAAAGGTTTTGCCATCGAGTCTCCGTATGGAATTCGCCCTTTATTAGGTTTGGATGTTTTTTCTGGCGGAAGGTGGAGCAGGAATTTATCCTTGTTTAGTTCCTTCGATGAAACCTTCTATGTGGAGGAAGTAACTGCATTGATATCAGTTTCTTTAGGGCATGCTTCTCTTAGCACTGAAACAACTTGTAGCACTAAAAACTATAAAGATTCAGATGTGTTGGATATGCCAAATGTTAAGGATTGGCTTGTTGTCAAGAGTGATCAAGGTTTTCCACTGATGGCAATTAGGCCCCATAGGATCTGGGAGATTGGTCCCCGCAGCACTGAAACCATTATTGAGATAGACTTCTCAGTTGAATCAAAGGGAAAATTTTTTGGTGCATTTTGTATGCAGTTGTTGAGGTCTTCACAGGACAAGTCTGATATAGTTATGGTTCCTTTTGAAGCTGAACTTGATGGCAAAGCAATAAATGATGATATTTCAGGCTCTATTTCATCATCTCTTGAGGCTTTATTTCCATGTGATGTTAGTGAGACTTTTGTTGCTATCTCTATAAGAAATAGTGGTCCTTACCTGTTGGCTGTTGTTAAAATTACTGAACTCTCAGATAGTGAGGTTTTCCATATCAAATACATGGAAAACTTGCTACTTTTCCCTGGAACTGATACACGAGTCGCTGTTGTTACTTGTACTAGTTCATTAGAGTTTCCACCTGATGTATCCAATATGTACAAGAACTGTAAATTATTAATACAGACAAATGACTCAACTGGTTCTCAGATTGAAATTCCTTGCAAggaaatatttcatatttgttcAAGAAATTGGAAGGATTCTTCTGTTGGATATAAAAGTCATCTGCAACAGCGAAAATCTGGAAATACAAGGACAGTGCCCATAGACAGTGGCATCGTGTCATCAAAGATCAAG GCACTGGAGACGGCAGAAGCAGATGATTTGGTGCTAGAAAACTGGAAATCTCATGGAACAAGAAGAGGCATGTCTGTGCTTGATGATCATGAGGTATTGTTCCCAATGGTTCAGGTTGGAAATCATCAATCTAAGTGGATTTCTGTTAAGAATCCCAGTGAACAACCGGTTGTTATGCAGCTTATCCTGAACTCAGGTGAGATTATTGATCAGTGCAAGGACACACATGGTCTAATACAGCCACCTTCATCTGGTAGTTTGGTTTATTATGAATCAACTAGACCAAGTAGGTATGGGTTCTCAATAGCAGAGAGTGCACTGACAGAGGTTTATGTTCAACCTTATGGTAGGGCATCTCTTGGGCCAATATTGTTCCATCCTTCAAATCGATGTTGGTGGAGAAGTTCAGCCCTGATAAGAAACAATCTTTCTGGCGTTGAGTGGTTATCTTTGAGGGGGTATGGAGGATCACTTTCTCTACTCTTGTTTGAAGGATCTGAGCCTGTTCAAAGCATTGAGTTTAACTTCAGCTTGCCAATTCCTATCAATATTTCTCCTCCGGATATGTTAGTTCAGATGGAAGGAACCTCTTTTGCCTGTTCGCCTTTACTATTGAAAGAGTTCTATGCCAAGAATACAGGAGACTTGCCACTGGAGGTGAGAAAAATCAAAGTATCTGGAAAAGAGTGCGGGTTGGATGGGTTTATGGTACACACATGTAAAGGATTTGCTATTGAACCTGGAGAGTTGTCAAAGCTTCTTATATCTTACCAGACTGATTTTTCAGCAGCTACAATTCATCGAGATCTTGAGCTGGCCTTGGCTACTGGTATTCTTGTAATACCCATGAAGGCAAGCCTTCCTATTTATGTGCTCAATATCTGTAATAAATCAGTGTTGTGGATGCGTATCAAGAAACACACTTCAGCAATTATTCTTGCTGTGTCTTTAATGTTTCTAATATTTTGGTTCATATTTCCTCAAGTGTTGGCCTGGTTCTGCTATGATTGTTTGTGCAAAAGTCACAAGAATTCTATGGCTACCACTGCAAGGAGTACAGGAAAATGTTCTGGTATGCTTGACCATAGAAACTGTAAGTTTTCTATGTCGGCTGAGATGGAAAGTTTGATAAAGAAATCTTCAATTCAGGCATCTGTTGGTAAATATACTGGCGGTTGGGTTGGAGCACCAGAGCAAGGAAATATTGAACAATGTGCAAAAGCAACTCCAGAGGATAATGGACATGAGAATAATTTTTCACAttcagagaaagaaagaaagttgcCCTCTGTGCTGTCACAATCTTTACCTGTTAAGAATTCTGACATGCAAGAAACATCCCAAACTGGTAATCTCACGATTAAAACTGAGAAGGAGAAGGGACGAAAGCGGAGGAAGAGAAAGGGTGCTGGTAATAAGCTTACTGGACTGTTTGAAGTTTCAAGTAGTCAAAGTGGAAATTCAACACCTTCATCTCCTTTATCTCCAGTCACATCTGTAATACCCAAACATATCTGGCCACAATCTCTTGATATGGACCAAGCTGTTGAAGGTCAGAATTCATATAATGAAGTGGCCAACCGGCACTGTCAGAAGAGTGATGCTTCCGAATCTGTCCCTGAGAAAAATGTATCTGATCCCAAGGTTACTACAAGGTTCCATGGTACTGAGTCATTTGTTAACACTAAGGAGCAGCCTTCAGCGCCAAAAAGAACTGTCAGTAAGCCTGTTCTGTTGCCTTCTGCCACTTTTCCTAGCGCTAGTAGGCCAAGCTCAAATGTGCTGCCATCTTCCTCTCCTTTGGCTTCAACTTCCTCTATGGCTCCACATGCTCGTGCTCCTGGGTCCAAGCTTTATGACCAGAAAAACATCCGAGCAGACGAGAAGGAACAGCTTGGGGATCAATACACATATGATATCTGGGGTGACCATTTCTCTAGACTTCATTTGATGGGTAGTTCAAAGGATCTCAGGTCTCCATTCTGCAGGGTTTCAGAGAATGACTCTGAAAGCTTCTTTGTAAAGGGCCCACAAACCCTCATGAAAAAGTCTCAATCAAGATCTGTAAGTTGTTTCCATCTAGAGGGTTAA